A genome region from Deinococcus sp. KNUC1210 includes the following:
- a CDS encoding FAD-dependent monooxygenase encodes MPSNEVSVMLGTSRFLAFFPMVEAGRMRVVGNVPAALGEDVTFEEVRPEIEAGGLAQVEQLHWFSTYRVHHRVAEQFQQGRAFILGDAGHVHTPVGGQGMNTGLGDATNLAWKLTQALRGAPAALSTYEAERRPFALSLVHTTDRVFTAVVSSAPLALWLRLHLIPRVVPILSRLSAVRRLLFLTVSQTRLHYPDSPLSVGRAGKLKGGMRLPWVRSAAGSNFDALKTLTWQMHVYGVPSPALLSWCGRWGVPLHVFAFSSAARRADLLEDAAYLVRPNGYLGLAALHFEQSSFDAYAQQWLPA; translated from the coding sequence GTGCCCAGCAACGAGGTCAGCGTGATGCTGGGCACGTCGCGGTTTCTGGCCTTCTTTCCGATGGTCGAAGCAGGTCGAATGCGGGTGGTAGGCAATGTCCCGGCCGCGCTGGGCGAAGATGTCACCTTCGAAGAGGTGCGCCCCGAGATCGAAGCCGGGGGTCTGGCACAGGTCGAGCAGCTGCACTGGTTCTCGACATACCGCGTTCATCACCGCGTTGCAGAGCAGTTCCAGCAGGGCCGCGCCTTCATTCTGGGCGACGCCGGGCATGTGCATACACCGGTTGGCGGGCAGGGCATGAATACCGGGCTGGGCGACGCCACCAATCTGGCCTGGAAGCTAACACAGGCGCTGCGAGGTGCTCCGGCAGCTCTGAGCACCTACGAGGCCGAGCGCCGACCCTTTGCCCTGTCGCTCGTGCACACCACCGACCGGGTCTTCACCGCCGTTGTCAGTTCGGCGCCCCTGGCCCTCTGGCTGCGCCTGCACCTGATTCCCAGAGTGGTGCCGATCCTGAGCCGCCTGAGCGCCGTGCGTCGCCTGCTCTTCCTGACCGTTTCACAGACGCGCCTTCACTATCCAGACAGTCCGCTCAGCGTGGGGCGAGCCGGGAAGCTGAAGGGCGGCATGCGCCTCCCCTGGGTTCGCAGCGCAGCGGGCAGCAATTTCGATGCACTCAAAACCCTGACGTGGCAGATGCACGTCTATGGTGTGCCTTCGCCCGCGCTTCTGAGCTGGTGTGGGCGCTGGGGCGTCCCGCTGCACGTCTTTGCCTTCAGTTCTGCGGCACGGCGGGCCGACCTGCTGGAAGACGCGGCGTATCTGGTGCGGCCCAACGGCTATCTGGGGTTGGCCGCACTCCACTTTGAGCAGAGCAGCTTCGATGCCTATGCCCAGCAGTGGCTTCCTGCCTGA
- a CDS encoding FAD-dependent monooxygenase yields MIQPSPLSDPEVLISGAGPTGLMLALWLTKLGVRVRIAELRSGPVQETRAIVVQARTLEFYDQLGLSADALKRGRSFSGLNLFVGDQRRGAVNLHGMGDDHTPYPYLYTLTQDQNEALLVAHLAALGISVEWQTRLTGVTQDDRGVTATLERTDQTGESRTQTVQAQYIAACDGAGSTVRHALKIPLSGGTYDQRFYVADVDLGAGCPATRSA; encoded by the coding sequence ATGATCCAGCCCAGCCCTCTGTCCGACCCTGAAGTTCTGATTTCCGGTGCTGGCCCCACCGGTCTGATGCTGGCGCTGTGGCTGACGAAGCTGGGTGTGCGCGTGCGGATCGCAGAATTGAGGAGCGGCCCGGTACAGGAAACCCGCGCCATCGTCGTTCAGGCACGCACGCTGGAGTTTTACGATCAACTGGGGCTGAGCGCCGACGCTCTGAAGCGCGGACGTTCCTTCTCGGGATTGAACCTGTTTGTCGGGGACCAGCGGCGCGGCGCGGTCAATCTGCACGGCATGGGCGACGATCATACGCCGTACCCGTACCTGTACACCCTGACGCAGGATCAGAACGAGGCGCTGCTGGTGGCGCATCTGGCCGCACTGGGCATCTCGGTGGAGTGGCAGACCCGGCTGACGGGTGTCACCCAGGATGATCGGGGCGTCACGGCGACCCTGGAGCGCACCGACCAGACAGGGGAGAGCCGGACGCAGACGGTGCAGGCGCAGTACATCGCCGCCTGTGACGGAGCGGGCAGCACCGTGCGGCACGCGCTGAAGATTCCGCTCAGCGGTGGCACCTACGATCAGCGGTTCTACGTGGCGGATGTGGATCTGGGGGCAGGGTGCCCAGCAACGAGGTCAGCGTGA
- a CDS encoding TetR/AcrR family transcriptional regulator, producing the protein MTAPDSPRARAKRQQIVDAARQLFLKQGYARSTTDAITQAAGVSKQTLYVYFPGKMDLLAAVLAAELDGLEEQPGNHPPPQSIEELRAALLHFAVSVTARLLRPDAIALLRLLVGEAAQLPELRGVLRRALPAVLLERVEALLKLCAAQSFISVSDPQLSARMFVGPVMSFIALDGLFGDVLPALPSEATLAALVELFLLTVSVERTHHDPAQPSVRP; encoded by the coding sequence ATGACTGCCCCCGATTCGCCCCGCGCACGTGCCAAACGTCAGCAGATCGTGGATGCCGCCCGTCAGCTCTTTCTGAAACAGGGGTATGCCCGCAGCACCACCGACGCGATCACGCAGGCGGCGGGCGTCAGCAAACAGACGCTGTACGTGTATTTTCCCGGCAAGATGGACCTGCTGGCTGCCGTCCTCGCGGCTGAACTGGACGGTCTGGAAGAGCAACCGGGCAACCACCCGCCGCCGCAGAGCATCGAAGAGCTGAGGGCCGCGCTGCTGCATTTCGCGGTCAGCGTCACGGCCCGGCTGCTGCGCCCTGACGCCATTGCGCTGCTGCGGCTGCTGGTGGGCGAGGCGGCTCAGTTGCCGGAACTACGTGGAGTGCTGCGACGGGCGCTGCCTGCCGTACTGCTGGAACGGGTCGAGGCCCTGCTGAAGCTGTGTGCGGCTCAGTCGTTCATCTCCGTTTCCGATCCACAGCTCAGCGCCCGGATGTTCGTGGGGCCGGTCATGAGTTTTATCGCTCTCGACGGCCTGTTCGGTGATGTGTTGCCTGCCCTGCCCTCAGAGGCCACTCTGGCGGCGCTCGTTGAACTGTTTCTGCTCACCGTCTCGGTGGAAAGGACACACCATGATCCAGCCCAGCCCTCTGTCCGACCCTGA
- a CDS encoding Fur family transcriptional regulator, which translates to MTMVRNTRQRQAVIQALRETQSHPDAAWIHGQVRSVLPSISLGTVYRTLDALVRDGVVMTIERAGQATRFDYKHGGHVHYHVVCRHCGAIHDISAEAVTLPSAGLPAGFLVQDVRLEYHGLCADCAQPEEEKL; encoded by the coding sequence ATGACGATGGTCCGCAATACCCGCCAGCGTCAGGCCGTGATACAGGCCCTGCGCGAAACTCAGAGTCACCCGGACGCCGCCTGGATTCATGGGCAGGTTCGCAGCGTGCTGCCCAGCATCAGCCTGGGCACCGTGTACCGCACGCTCGATGCGCTGGTGCGGGACGGTGTGGTCATGACCATCGAACGTGCCGGACAGGCGACCCGCTTCGACTACAAGCACGGTGGACACGTCCACTACCACGTGGTCTGCCGCCACTGCGGAGCCATCCACGACATCAGCGCCGAGGCGGTGACGCTGCCGTCTGCGGGCCTGCCAGCGGGCTTTCTGGTGCAGGATGTGCGGCTGGAATATCACGGCCTGTGCGCTGACTGCGCTCAGCCTGAAGAAGAAAAGCTCTGA
- a CDS encoding carbonic anhydrase, with protein MQDIASLKPAHVNSPEQAIRALKDGNARFFSNQASRPELGANERRAQIMGQTPFAVILACSDSRVPVELVFDQGFGDLFVVRVAGNVVGESGLGTIEYAVRHLAVQLIVVMGHEGCGAVQSALLPESDILNEPPALQKLIRRIQPSLEHLPAIRDRKARMREAVLNNVRHQAAHLRAQDVVRAAEESGQIRVIGGYYEIGSGAVDFLTEDEDLLP; from the coding sequence ATGCAGGACATCGCCAGCCTGAAGCCCGCCCATGTCAACAGTCCAGAGCAGGCGATCCGCGCCCTCAAAGACGGCAATGCCCGCTTTTTTTCGAATCAGGCGTCGCGGCCTGAACTGGGAGCCAACGAGCGCCGCGCACAGATCATGGGCCAGACGCCCTTCGCGGTGATTCTGGCGTGCAGCGACAGCCGCGTTCCGGTCGAACTGGTGTTCGATCAGGGCTTTGGCGACCTGTTCGTGGTGCGGGTGGCGGGCAATGTGGTGGGCGAATCGGGCCTGGGCACCATCGAATACGCGGTCAGGCATCTGGCGGTGCAGCTGATCGTGGTGATGGGGCATGAAGGCTGCGGCGCGGTGCAGTCGGCCCTGCTGCCCGAATCCGACATCCTGAATGAGCCGCCCGCGCTGCAAAAACTGATCCGGCGGATTCAGCCGAGCCTGGAACATCTGCCCGCCATCCGTGACCGCAAGGCCCGGATGCGGGAAGCGGTGCTGAACAACGTGCGGCATCAGGCGGCGCACCTGCGTGCTCAGGACGTGGTGCGTGCCGCCGAGGAGAGCGGGCAGATCCGTGTGATCGGCGGTTACTACGAGATCGGCTCGGGCGCGGTGGACTTTCTGACCGAAGACGAGGATCTGTTGCCCTAG
- a CDS encoding macro domain-containing protein has protein sequence MPLELVQGDIAAQTTCAVVTAANAQLAGGGGVDGVIHRAAGPELLRFIRTLGGCPTGSAVLSPAFGLSRQGVQHIIHAVGPVWRGGQAGEAALLAGAYRRSLELALEAGCGSVAFPAISTGVYGYPLDKAATVTLETVEAFLALHPALQVRMVLYSSGDLHVFERAARRLQQN, from the coding sequence ATGCCGCTCGAACTCGTTCAGGGTGACATCGCGGCGCAGACCACCTGCGCGGTGGTGACGGCGGCCAATGCTCAGCTGGCGGGCGGAGGCGGCGTGGACGGTGTGATCCACCGTGCGGCAGGGCCAGAGCTGCTGCGCTTTATCCGGACGCTGGGCGGCTGCCCCACCGGATCAGCTGTCCTCTCGCCCGCGTTCGGGCTGTCACGTCAGGGTGTACAGCACATCATTCACGCCGTCGGCCCGGTCTGGCGCGGTGGACAGGCAGGCGAGGCGGCGCTGCTGGCCGGAGCCTACCGCCGCAGTCTGGAACTGGCGCTGGAGGCGGGGTGCGGCAGCGTGGCGTTTCCGGCCATCAGCACCGGGGTGTACGGCTACCCGCTGGACAAGGCGGCGACGGTGACCCTGGAAACGGTCGAGGCGTTCCTGGCACTGCATCCGGCGCTGCAGGTCCGGATGGTGCTATACAGCAGCGGCGATCTGCACGTGTTCGAGCGGGCTGCCCGCCGCCTGCAGCAGAACTGA
- a CDS encoding VWA domain-containing protein, with the protein MGDVGRRRRSWGVAMLGAGMLLGGGLAAAQGTTYVQLILDASGSMYAKLSDGKTRIFTAKNVLSDFISRLPDDPALNVGLRIYGATTTAASPQSCTDSKLVLPMKGLARKALLDTVTATKPSGATPIAYSLQQAAFDFPQDGSRKLIVLVTDGQESCRGDLTAVMDAFRKRGIEVDLRIIGIDLDANAQRSFQGVGTFENARSSGELASALGRAVGTVAQPSAALAPVVVTLTSGGSPLPSGPQVSFTSALGGSATVLTSSGGQYSGSVLPGTYSATVVSATSGTQNFGGLSVAPGAPNRFSFEVGSVGAVKLSYTPAQPIAGATIKVDYSGAPAGARNWIGVAQKSDPDEAYLDWGYVSGSAGSIQLNVPEDQTVYEVRYHLANPDGSSRVIGRSEPFTPKRIAASLKAAPEVTAGSTFPVTWTGPNNQRDYVTIVPKGAAEGAYLDYKYTQSGNPLTLTAPTADGDYELRYASDNSGKTLASLPIHLKLGSYSLQAPASALGGSDLQVKWTGPNNSGDYVTVVKKGAAVGTYTTYFYTRDGNPGKLKLPTEPGDYELRYSSEAGSPNPTLASVPLTITAPSGNSAYSLQAPATATGGAEINVKWTGPNNSGDYVTIVKAGAPVGTYTEYFYTRDANPGKLKLPFEAGNYELRYSTEGQSPNPTLYSLPIKITLASYSMTAPRQAKAGSTVAIQWSGPNNPGDYITVVKKGAAVGTYTNYVYTRDGNPGKLRMPDEPGEYELRYSTEAASPNPTLYSLPLTVTK; encoded by the coding sequence ATGGGCGACGTGGGCAGGCGGCGGCGAAGTTGGGGAGTGGCGATGCTGGGCGCGGGCATGCTGCTGGGGGGCGGCTTGGCGGCGGCCCAGGGCACCACCTATGTGCAGCTCATTCTGGATGCCTCGGGAAGCATGTATGCCAAGTTGTCCGATGGCAAGACGCGGATTTTCACCGCCAAGAACGTCCTGAGCGACTTCATCAGCCGCCTGCCCGACGACCCGGCCCTGAACGTGGGGCTGCGGATCTACGGGGCCACTACCACCGCTGCCAGTCCTCAGTCGTGTACCGACAGCAAGCTGGTCCTGCCGATGAAAGGGCTTGCCAGAAAAGCGCTGCTCGACACCGTGACCGCGACCAAACCCAGCGGCGCGACGCCTATCGCCTACTCGCTTCAGCAGGCCGCCTTCGACTTCCCGCAGGACGGCAGCCGCAAGCTGATCGTCCTGGTGACCGACGGGCAGGAAAGCTGCCGGGGCGACCTGACCGCTGTAATGGACGCCTTCAGGAAGCGCGGCATCGAGGTCGATCTGCGGATCATCGGCATCGATCTGGATGCCAATGCTCAGCGCAGCTTTCAGGGCGTCGGCACCTTCGAGAACGCCCGCAGCAGCGGCGAACTGGCCTCGGCACTGGGGCGGGCAGTGGGGACCGTGGCCCAGCCGAGCGCGGCGCTGGCCCCGGTGGTGGTCACGCTGACTTCTGGCGGCAGCCCACTGCCCAGCGGCCCTCAGGTCAGCTTCACCAGCGCTCTGGGCGGCAGCGCAACTGTCCTGACCAGCAGCGGAGGCCAGTACAGCGGCTCTGTGCTGCCCGGCACCTACAGCGCCACCGTGGTCAGTGCCACGAGCGGCACCCAGAACTTCGGCGGCCTGAGCGTGGCTCCGGGCGCACCCAACCGCTTCAGCTTCGAGGTGGGCAGCGTGGGGGCGGTCAAGCTGAGCTACACGCCCGCGCAGCCCATCGCCGGAGCGACCATCAAGGTCGACTACTCCGGGGCGCCCGCTGGCGCACGCAACTGGATCGGCGTGGCCCAGAAGAGCGACCCCGACGAAGCGTATCTGGACTGGGGCTACGTCTCTGGCAGCGCGGGCAGTATTCAGCTCAACGTGCCTGAAGATCAGACCGTGTACGAGGTGCGCTATCACCTCGCCAACCCCGACGGCAGCAGCCGGGTCATCGGACGCAGCGAGCCGTTCACACCCAAACGCATCGCAGCCTCGCTGAAAGCCGCGCCCGAGGTGACGGCGGGCAGCACCTTCCCCGTGACCTGGACAGGTCCGAACAACCAGCGCGACTACGTGACCATCGTGCCGAAGGGAGCCGCCGAGGGCGCGTATCTGGATTACAAGTACACCCAGAGCGGCAATCCGCTGACACTGACCGCCCCCACTGCCGACGGCGACTACGAACTCCGCTATGCCAGCGACAACAGCGGCAAAACCCTGGCGAGCCTGCCGATTCACCTGAAACTCGGCAGCTACAGCCTTCAGGCTCCGGCCAGCGCTCTCGGCGGCAGCGATCTCCAGGTGAAGTGGACTGGCCCCAACAATTCCGGCGATTACGTGACGGTGGTGAAGAAGGGTGCAGCGGTCGGCACCTACACCACGTACTTCTATACTCGCGACGGTAACCCCGGCAAATTGAAGCTGCCCACAGAACCCGGCGACTACGAACTGCGCTATTCCAGCGAGGCGGGCAGCCCCAATCCCACGCTGGCGAGCGTACCGCTGACCATCACCGCGCCCAGCGGAAACAGCGCGTATTCGCTGCAGGCGCCTGCCACAGCTACCGGCGGCGCAGAGATCAACGTGAAGTGGACCGGCCCCAACAATTCCGGCGATTACGTGACCATCGTGAAAGCGGGGGCACCTGTGGGCACCTACACCGAGTACTTCTATACCCGCGACGCCAACCCCGGCAAGCTGAAACTGCCCTTCGAGGCGGGGAATTACGAACTGCGCTACTCCACCGAGGGCCAGTCGCCCAATCCCACGCTGTACAGCCTGCCGATCAAGATCACGCTGGCGAGCTACAGCATGACGGCTCCGCGTCAGGCGAAGGCGGGCAGCACCGTGGCGATTCAGTGGAGCGGTCCCAACAACCCCGGCGATTACATCACGGTGGTCAAGAAGGGCGCGGCGGTCGGCACCTACACCAACTACGTGTATACCCGCGACGGCAACCCCGGCAAGTTGCGCATGCCCGACGAGCCGGGCGAATACGAGCTGCGCTACTCTACCGAGGCCGCCAGCCCCAATCCGACGCTGTACAGCCTGCCGCTGACCGTGACGAAATAG
- a CDS encoding aminotransferase class I/II-fold pyridoxal phosphate-dependent enzyme produces MTYDGLSAPSALQAGTDGVVELYSLSKSHHLAGLRVGFIAGDASALSALARVKGAIDFHPYLGIQAAAAAALHLPPSGADVFQARRDALVPALRAAGWQVAWPQASMYVWGQPPAAPDSLAYTLRAAREVGVALSPGRAFGPSGEGYVRFALVQPPEQLLEAASRLKGLEEKA; encoded by the coding sequence CTGACCTATGACGGGCTGTCTGCTCCCAGTGCGCTTCAGGCGGGAACAGACGGTGTGGTGGAACTGTATTCCCTGTCCAAGTCGCATCATCTGGCGGGGCTGCGGGTGGGCTTCATCGCGGGCGACGCCTCGGCACTCTCGGCACTCGCCCGCGTGAAAGGAGCCATCGACTTTCACCCGTATCTGGGCATACAGGCGGCGGCAGCAGCGGCCCTGCACCTGCCGCCCAGCGGCGCCGACGTGTTTCAGGCCCGGCGTGACGCCCTCGTTCCGGCGCTGCGGGCGGCAGGGTGGCAGGTGGCGTGGCCACAGGCGAGCATGTACGTGTGGGGGCAGCCGCCTGCCGCGCCGGACAGTCTGGCCTACACGCTGCGGGCGGCCCGTGAGGTCGGCGTGGCGCTGTCGCCGGGGCGGGCGTTCGGGCCGAGCGGAGAGGGCTATGTGCGCTTCGCCCTGGTACAGCCGCCAGAACAGTTGCTGGAAGCGGCAAGCAGACTGAAGGGACTGGAAGAGAAGGCCTAG
- a CDS encoding aminotransferase class I/II-fold pyridoxal phosphate-dependent enzyme codes for MTDTASTRLEWLSGRAAQMPGSIFTQMNSAVKEARERGLSIIDLSIGSSDLPAPTAALEALRAATHDPASLRYPLFSDTAPLRREAAAYMARRFGVVLDPETQVLPLIGAQEGLAHLLLATCDPGDTLLLPDPCYPPYYGAAAVAGLKIHALPLLAEHGFLPRLDEVPASVQPRALLLNYPNNPTSAVASLEFFRQTAAWCRARGTLLIHEPSVRRTDL; via the coding sequence ATGACCGATACGGCAAGCACGCGGTTGGAGTGGCTTTCGGGGCGAGCGGCGCAGATGCCGGGCAGCATCTTCACCCAGATGAACAGTGCGGTGAAGGAAGCCAGGGAACGCGGCCTGAGCATCATCGATCTGTCGATAGGATCGTCTGATCTGCCCGCGCCCACAGCCGCCCTGGAAGCGCTGCGGGCTGCCACCCACGATCCCGCCAGCCTGCGCTACCCGCTGTTTTCCGATACGGCGCCGCTGCGCCGGGAGGCGGCGGCGTATATGGCGCGGCGCTTCGGGGTCGTGCTCGATCCAGAGACGCAGGTGCTGCCGCTGATCGGCGCACAGGAAGGGCTGGCGCATCTGCTGCTGGCGACCTGTGACCCCGGTGACACGCTGCTGTTGCCCGACCCCTGCTATCCGCCGTACTACGGGGCGGCGGCGGTGGCGGGCCTGAAGATTCATGCGCTGCCGCTGCTGGCCGAGCACGGATTTCTGCCCCGGCTGGACGAGGTGCCTGCCAGCGTGCAGCCTCGGGCACTGCTGCTGAATTACCCGAACAATCCCACCAGCGCGGTGGCGAGTCTGGAGTTCTTCCGGCAAACGGCGGCCTGGTGCCGGGCACGCGGCACGCTGCTGATCCACGAACCATCCGTACGCCGAACTGACCTATGA
- a CDS encoding GNAT family N-acetyltransferase, with the protein MPTADSEPGASLSTPIQIRAAVAGDAEQMANVHIHSWRETYTGLMPPGFLTRMTDDRMRDLRGANWRRTIHDADDVVCVAVHAGQVVGFASGGALRPHTVIPGDYSAEVYTLYALKSVQGQGLGRRLLSEVAKGLEERAYRGMALWVLASNPTRQFYTHLGGAELGQKIEETPFGPLTEVALGWRHLDLLIRPD; encoded by the coding sequence ATGCCGACAGCAGACTCTGAACCGGGCGCATCCTTGAGCACGCCGATACAGATCCGTGCGGCGGTGGCAGGAGACGCCGAGCAGATGGCGAACGTGCACATCCATTCGTGGCGCGAGACCTACACGGGCCTGATGCCGCCCGGGTTTCTGACGCGCATGACCGATGACCGTATGCGGGATTTGCGCGGAGCCAACTGGCGGCGCACCATCCACGACGCCGACGACGTGGTGTGTGTAGCCGTGCATGCCGGGCAGGTGGTGGGGTTTGCCAGCGGCGGTGCCCTGCGGCCACACACGGTCATTCCCGGCGACTACTCCGCCGAGGTGTATACGCTGTATGCCCTCAAGAGCGTGCAGGGGCAGGGGCTGGGCCGCCGTCTGCTGTCAGAGGTAGCGAAGGGCCTGGAGGAGCGTGCCTACCGGGGAATGGCCCTGTGGGTGCTGGCGAGCAATCCGACCCGGCAGTTCTATACCCACCTGGGCGGCGCGGAACTGGGGCAGAAGATCGAGGAAACCCCCTTCGGTCCCCTGACGGAAGTGGCGCTGGGGTGGCGGCATCTGGACCTCCTGATTCGCCCCGACTGA
- a CDS encoding alpha/beta hydrolase family protein, translating to MTAFLVPSLGAPALAQTTSSRTFPAASTSSLSIAAMRARSYPGSALTVRQTLSPGSNYQRWVVSYQSDGLRINALLTVPNGTPPKGGWPAIVFNHGYIPPNVYRTTERYVAYQDAFARAGFVTLKSDYRGHGSSQGEAVGGYYDPGYTVDVLNAAASLRKDKRVNSARLGMWGHSMGGHLTLRAMVIDKTIKAGVIWAGVVAPYNLMQTAWKRGPGAEYIPPSARRRGQEMTAKYGTAAQNPAFWQAVSPNSFLKDLGGPLQLHQGTADVEVPPAFHGALEQGLKAAGIPYTAYVYPGDDHNLSRNLRLALNRSVAFFKAHL from the coding sequence CTGACCGCGTTTCTCGTTCCGTCGCTCGGTGCTCCGGCGCTTGCCCAGACCACCTCTTCCAGAACCTTTCCCGCCGCCAGCACCAGTTCGCTGAGCATCGCGGCCATGCGTGCCCGCAGTTACCCCGGCAGCGCCCTGACGGTGCGCCAGACGCTCAGCCCCGGCAGCAACTATCAGCGCTGGGTCGTGTCGTATCAGTCGGACGGACTGCGGATCAATGCGCTGCTGACCGTTCCCAACGGCACTCCGCCCAAAGGCGGCTGGCCTGCCATCGTCTTCAATCACGGGTACATTCCGCCGAACGTCTACCGCACCACCGAGCGGTATGTGGCGTATCAGGACGCCTTTGCGCGGGCGGGCTTCGTCACGCTCAAGAGCGATTACCGGGGGCATGGCAGCAGCCAGGGAGAGGCGGTGGGCGGCTACTACGATCCCGGTTACACCGTGGACGTGCTGAACGCCGCTGCCAGCCTGCGAAAAGACAAGCGTGTGAATTCGGCGCGGCTGGGAATGTGGGGGCACAGCATGGGCGGACACCTGACCCTGCGGGCGATGGTGATCGACAAGACCATCAAGGCCGGTGTGATCTGGGCGGGGGTGGTGGCTCCCTACAATCTGATGCAGACGGCCTGGAAGCGTGGTCCGGGGGCCGAGTACATTCCGCCGAGTGCCCGCCGACGCGGCCAGGAGATGACCGCGAAGTACGGCACGGCGGCGCAGAATCCGGCGTTCTGGCAGGCCGTCAGCCCTAACAGCTTCCTGAAGGACCTGGGCGGCCCGCTGCAACTGCATCAGGGAACAGCCGACGTGGAAGTGCCGCCTGCCTTCCATGGGGCGCTGGAACAGGGCCTGAAGGCGGCTGGAATTCCCTATACCGCCTACGTCTATCCCGGCGACGACCACAACCTGAGCCGTAACCTGCGGCTGGCACTCAACCGCAGCGTGGCGTTTTTCAAGGCGCATCTGTAG
- the rpsO gene encoding 30S ribosomal protein S15, whose translation MSHNQNFQDKKSGIIKANAQSNGDTGSTHVQIALLTERIQNLAKHLGTNKKDKHGQRGLQLMNGQRRRLLKYLERTDYDSYITLTDKLSIRRGQRIVK comes from the coding sequence ATGAGCCACAATCAGAACTTTCAGGACAAGAAGAGCGGCATCATCAAGGCCAACGCCCAGAGCAACGGCGACACCGGCAGCACCCACGTCCAGATCGCGCTGCTGACCGAGCGCATTCAGAACCTGGCGAAGCACCTGGGCACCAACAAGAAGGACAAGCACGGCCAGCGTGGCCTTCAGCTGATGAACGGCCAGCGCCGCCGCCTGCTGAAGTACCTGGAGCGCACCGACTACGACAGCTACATCACCCTGACCGACAAGCTGAGCATCCGTCGCGGTCAGCGCATCGTCAAGTAA